TTCTATTAAGTATTTTCTCAACTATGGCCGCTAACTCCATCGATTGATAGTTTGACAAAAAAGTTTATAAAGTTAGCATTTCCCCTCAATGACTTCAGCTATTAATCTCCCCGCAAGTGTTGGAGGCAACAATCTTCTCGGAGCGTGAGTCATCAGCCACTCCTCTATAGCCCTTGCAACCCTCCTTCCTTCAAGTATTGCCGTTCCTATGTTCCTTGGACTGATTACATCACCAGCAAAGAATATACCAGAGTCCCTAAGAATCTCCTCATTTGCACATGTTATCTCCCTAATGGGGTTCGTCGGTATTTGCCCTATTGCAAATATCAGCGAATCTGCAGGGAGAGTTACTCTCTCCTCAGTTTTCACAACGCTACCATTGACTATCTTAGTCCTAGCAAACTCCACTTCCCTGACTCTCTCGTCTCCAATTATTTTCTCGGGTGTCACATACTCTACAAGCTTAGCCCCCTCCTTTATAAGCTTCTTTATTTCAGCCTTTGCATAGCTATGTTCAAGGGAACGTCTGTAGGCTATCACAACTTCCCTGGCACCGAGCATCATCGCTTCCTTAGTCATATCAACCGCAGTATATCCTGCCCCAACAATTATAACTCTCTGGCCCTCAAAGGAAGGCATTTCACTTTTTGGAAGATATCCGATTCTCACAAGCTTTATCCTGAACAAGGTGCTTAGAGCATCTCTAACCCCCTCCAAGTCATACCCAGGGATCTTCAAGATCTTTGGCCTCCATGCGCCCGTTGCAATTAGGATCGCATCAAACTCATTCATCAGCTTCTCAAGGGAAACAAACCTCTCAGCCCATTCATCCCCCAGCTCCTTTGGAGAGTCGTACACCACCTTAGTTCTCATGTGGAATATGACTCCCAGCTCTTCTATCTCCTTTACTCCTTCCCTAACACTCCTTATTGGTATCCTCCACTCTGGAATCCCAAACGCAACCATGCCCCCTGGTTCTGGCATTTTGTCGTAAACATGAACTTCAAACCCCCTACAGGCTAGGTTACACGCTGCCGAAAGGCCAGCGGGCCCTGCCCCAATGATCGCGATCTTAAACGGCTTGGTTTTATCCCTCTCACCACATGTGCAGAACTTCATGTTTATCACCAAGAG
This is a stretch of genomic DNA from Pyrococcus sp. ST04. It encodes these proteins:
- a CDS encoding FAD-dependent oxidoreductase; the encoded protein is MKFCTCGERDKTKPFKIAIIGAGPAGLSAACNLACRGFEVHVYDKMPEPGGMVAFGIPEWRIPIRSVREGVKEIEELGVIFHMRTKVVYDSPKELGDEWAERFVSLEKLMNEFDAILIATGAWRPKILKIPGYDLEGVRDALSTLFRIKLVRIGYLPKSEMPSFEGQRVIIVGAGYTAVDMTKEAMMLGAREVVIAYRRSLEHSYAKAEIKKLIKEGAKLVEYVTPEKIIGDERVREVEFARTKIVNGSVVKTEERVTLPADSLIFAIGQIPTNPIREITCANEEILRDSGIFFAGDVISPRNIGTAILEGRRVARAIEEWLMTHAPRRLLPPTLAGRLIAEVIEGKC